The Primulina eburnea isolate SZY01 chromosome 18, ASM2296580v1, whole genome shotgun sequence genome segment AATCTAAGCCTAAAGTTGAGCTTTCAATTGATAAGTTTGAGCTAAAAAATATCGAGTTTATTGCTTACGTGATTTGCTTCGAATATCCGAGTCCTCACAAGTAACTGATAAGTgaaagatttgcacttaatttacatttaaatccattttgaattatgcttgtttcgaacagaattacgcgtttttggtttgtttatgttgTCATTACAGGAATGGAGATAATAGTGGATACGCAACCAAGTGAACCGAGAAAACAGAACCGAGCCGCGAGTTTAGCTACTGCCAAGAACAGAAGTACGCGTGCAGCCGCGCGACTTTGCGCGCTACCGCGCGCGCATGAAAGCTAGAGGATCGACAGAACCTCGTGCGCGCCAgcgcgagatcacgcgcagccgcgcgcccAAGGCAGCAGCAGCAGACCCGAGAGACGCGCGCGCCagcgccacttcacgcgcaacCGCGCGCGCACAGATGAAGCAAATGACCAGAACCTCGCGCGCGCCCGCGCGAGATCATGCGCACCCGCGCGCACACATACACGGGCAGATGAGCAGCACGGCACGCGCAGCAGCGCTAGAActcgcgccaccgcgcgcacGCCGCGTCCAAAAACATATATAATGCGCGATCGCTAGGTCAGAAAAGGAAAGAGCCGCCGTGAGGAGAAAAGACACCATCTTGGGAAGAAAAAGAAGGCAAGAGGAAAGTACTGAGAGGCGAAGATCGATTACaactacgaagaacgacggatctgggaaCAGAGACGACGCtttggatttgttatcttttcttttgtctctttattttattgcgtgTCGATGCCTAGAACTACAAATATGTATTGGTTTCTTTTGAaattcgtgatgaactaaattcccattctagagaatgacgtaactctgttgatacgatgatttgacaccgTTGTTTGTGTGATTGAATTccgctttcgtttaattgtgttttctgcgtttactgcactgcaatttactggccataaattgtttgttgtttgattaatcttataactcgggagaggaactaggattatagatcattagagacacatcgttaaatgtttatagcgttcggaaggcgtataactttagcgaggcttagtaagaacattgttagcatttatctatgaaacttagattctaattaggaataattgaatcgaagtcgatatatacactttattcgtcacttgggaaagggtgaataaaacaatctaagtgttcttggccattaattgattgaaattcaggaatataaattaaactgtgaataaATTATCGTgaaaactttgtgaaatcatttctctagatattttatctcattgatatttctcaattcggtgatctaattaattcattgttttcaatTAATCCGTTTAAACAAACAAATCTGATTactgatttttctagataaagtcttggctattttaattacaagaattgatatacatttttatacacactcctcgtgggatcgatacttgtactcaaaagtacattttactataacttgacatcgtgcgcttgcgagcagttaagaaaacgcgcaacaagtttttggcgccgttgccggggagtgtcaaatttgaatttatatcagtattgttaccaattagtctagatttaaATTTAGAGCTTTTATCTTTCTTTTATCTTATATTGATTAAGCGTTTTATTTTTTCTTCCTGTTTGACAGTGTATGCTAAGATCGCAAAACTCAGACTTGTTTATTtttgatccggagatcgaaaagactgcgagaagattaagaaaagcaagaagagagGAGATTCAAGCAATGGCTGAGAACAGAGAAAATGACAGACGCGACCAACCAGAGGCGATTCCTATaagagatcacttccgaccagtgatcGGCAATCATTACTCTGGGATTGCAAGAGGAACAATCAACGCCAATAATTTCGAATTGAAGCCCGCTCTAATCAATATGGTTCAGCAAAACCAGTTTGCTGGAACAGCCACATCTGATTCTCATGTTCACCTGAGAACTTTCTTGGAGATAACAGACACGgtaaagattaataatgtttctgatgatattattagactgcgtttgtttccgttttctctcagggatcaagcaCGAGGATGGCTACAATCGCTTCCCTTGGGAAGCATCACGACATGGCATGAGCTAGCCACGAAATTTTTAGCGAAATACTTTCCCCCTGCAAAATCTGCCCAGTTCAAGATTGAGATCAGCACGGTTAGGCAGACTGAATTCGAGCAATTGTATGAAGCATGGGAAAGATACAAGGAGCTGTTAAGAAAGTGCcgaaaccatggttttgaagactgggtaCAAATCGAGCTTTTCTATAATGGATTGAATGGTCAGACGCGTACAACTGTGGATGCAGCGgcaggtggcacgatctttgccaagtctcctgctcaagcctatgacttacttgagcagatgactattaaTAGCTACCAATGGCCGTCTGAAAGGTCAGGAGTACAAAGGACTGCTGGGGTTTATGCTGTGGATCTTATCACATCACTCACCGCACAAGTATCAGCATTGACTACACAGATAGCGACTATGAATAAGGTGGGTACATCAAACACCGAAGGACCACCAGTTGTTGTTGAAGAATCACAGTTTCCTGAAGAAGTCCAATACATCAACAACAAGAACTTTGGAGGCTTTggcggatatcgaggtaaccctccccctaatacttatcatcctgggttgagaaaccatgaaaatttttcttatgcaaacaataaAAATGTGTTGAACCCTCCACCgaggttcaatacatcaaatggggaagggaagccatcatttgaggatctagtggggacatttgttgttgaatctggTAAGAGGATGTCTAGAACTGAGTCTAGACTCGACAACCTTGAGACACATATGGCGAGTATTGGTGCTACTTTGAAAATCCTGGAGTCGCAAGTTGGGCAAATAACGAAGCAACTCACATCTCAACCATCAGGTGCAGTGCAAAAGAATGCAGACCCAAATCTGAGAGAGGTGAATGCTATTTTTATGCAGCATGAGGAGATTGGAGTGGTAGGCAAAGAAAAGAAAGTTGATCAGCCGCCTCCAAGCAAAAAGAGCCGAGGTAAGAAAGGTAAGAGTTATGATTTTGATCAATGCGttgatatttctttacttccctaCCCCCAAAGATTTTTACAATTGAAGGCtgagtttcaaaagaaaaaaagtcttgaagatctcaagaacctacactCTAACATTCAGTGTGCAGAGCAGGAAGAGGTGGCATTTACTGGAGGAGATGATAAGGGCAGGAAAGGAAATCTTCTCAGAAGCTACAAGACCCCGGGGAATTTGTTGTACCATGTGAAATTGGAAGTCAATCAGAGGAAAATGCTATCTGTGATTCAGGAGCGAGCGTGAATATAATGCCAAGTTTCCTTtacgagaaacttggattgagcaGGATAAAGCCCACAGGACTAAGCTTGCAAATGGCAGATAAATCGGTCAGGACACCGCTGGGTGttgtggaagatgttgaacttaAGATTGATAAAATAAGGCTTCTAGCAGATTTTGTGGTACTTGATAGTGAGAACAGTCAGAACGTTCATGTCATTCTAGGACGACCATTATTGGCTGCTGTTGGAGTTATTATTGACGTGAAACGAGGAAAGATGACCATGGAAGTTGAAGGTCAAATGGTGGAAATAAAGGCATCCAAGATATCATACGATCCACCATGAACAAGATTGGTAtagtcgggctgatgacgttaaaccaagcgctgtgtgggaggcaacccacaatttattttctttagcattcattttgtttttattattttattttattttacgtcCTTAGTTGTTAATTTTACCCACCACCAGATCTATCACCGCCGCAGCCCATGGAAATGGATGACTCAGATGCTGCGGACAACAACTCGAGCGCCCGAGTTTTGACACTCGTGcgcgaggtatgtgttgtcgtgttctttatttctatacatcgaggacaatgcatactttaagtttgggggagggTAAAATTGCGTTGCTCGTTGCTTGTTAGAAGTTTTAgaatttttctgcaaattttttttaatttttttgttttatcgatcagtagttagtttgattcttttatttattgcattctATATTTGTTAGGTAGAGTCATGGATAAGTAAAATGTGTGACCGATGATGAAAACTGAATTGCGATCCTGAAATCTATATGTGTTCATGATAGCTTAGGAGTCACAATTATTTTGCACTGTCGTGTTTGTTGATATTATCGTTGTTTAGAGAGAAGTTGCATGCCTGTGATGCTAAACAGATGAGGGAGATCTGATTATTGGTaattcttgcatgacattgattgacacttttgCAATCATaggaatgagctaggcaattgTTCGCAATATCCTTGGGCCTGTGTTCTTTGCTTATtgtcaattgtagccctttgagcttcaagttaattgagatgcttaaattttcttcgtgcacctatttcatatatcttttttattgaaaattgcatgtgattggtgtgtatgagttgactaatgaattgacggaagtctagaacttgtttgaacacttttcgaggcgaaatacagataatatgtgacataggaatgatttaggcgatctttgaaaccgttgagccttcgagcctaccaaatgaacatgaaatatccctagtgtcccattttgagcttactaaaaatcaagtggtgtgtgtcaatgacatacaatcaacccccacttgtatctattctacatcccacaacaactacctaatgaagccgatacacttattttcctacctgattttgagagaaaaaaattCATTGGTGGTGTAGTGATTCAAAagctccttgaaaagaaaagaaaaattgaagtgAGCAAAGAGGGAGTTGAAAATagacaaaaagaaagagaaaaagtTCAATCAAAGAAAATATAAGGGAGATgaaggatatgaatgaaaagaaaacaataagtgGATGGTgaatgaaaatgaaaatgaaaaagagtgaaattgatgaagagttgattatttctctcaaattttgaattccataccttttattgtagtcgtgagccgtggcctaacgttacaagcctacaagacctattaaccttgtcacatttatccaatatactagtggagaaaagttgttcaagtcaagcctatggatacctgaaacTCATTGTCAACAAGTATAGACCTtaatcacttgcttgcaagcatCTCATTTTGTGATTTCATCTTTGGCATACTTGTGTTGATCATCTTTCGAGCCAAATAATCACCGAAaaagtcctatgtgatctgtAAATGCAAATGCTTATGTTGATGATGTGAaagttgaactgaactgaggatTTCTTGATTCTGTAAGGCAAAGGGGCATTACAACTTTATTTGAGCATTCGATGGGGTAAACAAACATTGACATaacacacacacgtgactcttgggaaatcgtGAATTACATGAAATTAGATGAATCGGATGTCATTATCACTTTTTGCACATCCATGACTTTAGTAGTTTGCGTATTTTTATTCCTTCTTTATTAGCTTTTCTtatattttgctcgggactagcaaaaattcaagtttggggggtttgataagtgcaagatttgcacttaatttacatttaaatccattttgaattatgcttgtttcgaacagaattacgcgtttttggtttgtttatgttgTCATTACAGGAATGGAGATAATAGTGGATACGCAACCAAGTGAACCGAGAAAACAGAACCGAGCCGCGAGTTTAGCTACTGCCAAGAACAGAAGTACGCGCGCGACTTTGCGCGCTACCGCGCGCGCATGAAAGCTAGAGGATCGACAGAACCTCGTGCGCGCCcgcgcgagatcacgcgcagccgcgcgcccAAGGCAGCAGCAGCAGACCCGAGTGACGCGCGCGCCagcgccacttcacgcgcaacCGCGCGCGCACAGATGAAGCAAATGACCAGAACCTCGCGCGCGCCCGCGCGAGATCATGCGCACCCGCGCGCACACATACACGGGCAGATGAGCAGCACGGCACGCGCAGCAGCGCCAGAActcgcgccaccgcgcgcacGCCGCGTCCAGAAACATATATAATGCGCGATCGCTAGGTCAGAAAAGGAAAGAGCCGCCGTGAGGAGAAAAGACACCATCTTGGGAAGAAAAAGAAGGCAAGAGGAAAGTACTGAGAGGCGAAGATCGATTACaactacgaagaacgacggatctgggaaCAGAGACGACGCtttggatttgttatcttttcttttgtctctttattttattgcgtgTCGATGCCTAGAACTACAAATATGTATTGGTTTCttttggatttcgtgatgaactaaattcccattctagagaatgacgtaactctgttgatacgatgatttgacaccgttgtttatgtgattgaattccgctttcgtttaattgtgttttctgcgtttactgcactgcaatttactggccataaattgtttgttgtttgattaatcttataactcgggagaggaactaggattatagatcattagagacacatcgttaaatgtttatagcgttcggaaggcgtataactttagcgaggattagtaagaacattgttagcatttatctatgaaacttagattctaattaggaataattgaatcgaagtcgatagatacactttattcgtcacttgggaaagggtgaataaaacaatctaagtgttcttggccattaattgattgaaattcaggaatataaattaaactgtgaataaattatcgtggaaactttgtgaaatcatttctctagatattttctctcattgatatttctcaattcggtgatctaattaattcattgttttcaattaattcgtttaaaCAAACAAATCTGATTactgatttttctagataaagtcttggctattttaattacaagaattgatatacatttttatacacactcctcgtgggatcgatacttgtactcaaaagtacattttactataacttgacatcgtgcgcttgcgagcagttAAGAAAACGCGCAACAGTAACGTCAAGGTAAAATAGAAGAATAACATGGTCATTGTTTCTCGACCCATACTATATGTGATTAAATAAGATTTGAGAAGATACAAGCAAAATTTCTCTGAAAAAATAAACTCACGTGGATGAATATTAGAAcatgcaaaaataaaattttctttcaaaatttgCAATAAACATACGAACATGAAAATTGCATTATTTGCATATTATGTGAATTGTTGAACAAATTGATGAACTGATATGGTTATttcctgtaatgcccgagaattaatcactgtcaatcaaagattattgaattacaatttaacgtgattatgaaagggccaatggagacacgatttaagataatgtgcggccatttattccgaattttagaatgtgttgccgaagcaacaccgcacctgcgctcatgattagaccgcacccgcggtggtgctacTGGAATTTTGGGAATTgatacagtagggtgaccgcacccgcggtgagaaacaggaccgtacccgcggtgcaggaccgcacccacggtcgtcgaatttcagaaaatgaaagtgctgccgaagcatgagcgcacccgcggtcctgaagctaccgcacccgcggtgcaacgtgttTTGCAAAAATTGTGCCACCTCGCTGTAtgcatgcattgatatatatatgtaaccaGCTTCGTTTCCCCTTCATTTTTTCGAGAAAAGAGTCGAGAAAAGCTTTGGGGAAAGAAGTGAAagatccttacgccttttgtgaaagatccgtccgttagattttaaatccgaggtactgtgttcctatcaacgcaggctacaactggacgtaagttttactacgttttgacatgtcttgaaattatgatattgtcagaattgaatggaattcatatatgatgttcttgatatgttagacatcgtataatcaaagtcagattaagaaacagattgtatatggaatttttatgaatttcagaatgagattgactggaattgatatcagatttgtacggtgattgattgtaaattattggaattcgtttagactgatatagtattatcagtatcgcaagattgtactgttgtactgtcagaatttgataaaacagagacgttgggatttgattagaatatttatacagaatattgattttgtcattgccagattgaacagtgacagactttgaatcaagacttcgattgtatcagatcgacagcaagaaaggtataaataaatgttgattcgggattgcacaactcaagttaggtttgacttgagtttccctaaatcacatactttatttattgcattgatgtttgcagattatcagattgatatgtttaagtctattgaatgatagcaaAGTCAgaatttgagtctagggcagatcagcctagatagggcagaaccgccgagtcttggacagaactgctaagaccctagacttgtggtatatcgacgagcttagatgtagatcgacgtctattgtagacactcgatatagcatgcccaagtctaagtctttgtcagaactgctcataccctagacttacggtgtatcgatgagcttagatgtagatcgacgtctattgtagacactcgatatagcataccaaagtctaacttagatcgggatccctagattagaaataggATCAGatcagatcacgagtcattgatttatgtagtcagattagatacatgtgtggatgtttgtttatgcttttatatatgttttatatgattgcatgtatacattgtttatactgggatatttgtatctcaccggagttatccggctgttgtcttgtctgtatgtgtgcatgacaataggtgggacaggtacagggtcacagaggtgaagaaagatcgagttagagtggagactacggattggactagagatagggttaaacacttgatagtagatgttgaacctgagtatgtatgattttatattttatcagatttatacttttatactgatatgtataggagtttgattccattaccttccgcattttttttaaaaaaaatttagaccatgtttactataattgattaattagtcccaaatcaCGATTAAAAAGacgattagcgtccgggtccctacaacaggtggtatcagagcgatagatcctttagattgagatagaagaggctagtgagcggggtagattgaggttttctttcctgcttttgaatgctagcatgtcttactgctttaatacatattacttgtttatctgatttgatatagtaatgtgttttattgagattggatcagtactgattctagattagcagtaagatgatcagacgAGGATTGCAACAGAATTGTTGtacttgttactaatctatttgattattagatatgcctccgagacgagtaccagaacagggaagtacatcaaatcctccaatggatgtaacaccgactccaatggaaacattactaaaacgatttcagtcatttcatccgctgACCTTGAAAGGAACTgagaacgctgtggaatgcgagagttggcttgatgatatagagatgttgttcgaatccttggagtatacagatgagagaagagtgaaattgattggacatcAGCTGCACGATGTTGCAAAagactggtggatcacgagaaagagagccatggagcatagaggtacgattattacctggaatatatttagaactgaattttatcagcgattctttccagtgtcgtaccggaaggacaagggggcggagtttgccaacctcaagcagggacagatgaacatagaggaatacgtgtcaaagttctcctccttgctgaaatttgctccacatgtggctgacagcgaagaagctactgctgaccagttcatcaatggcctgaaccccgacattttcatATTGGTGAACACatggcgaccgaataattttactgatgccctgaacagagctaagggagcagaagccggtctgatgagacagaaaggggcttcatttgtacctccagcaccgagaccacaacaaccacctcccagatttgagggtggcagcagcagtggaggaaagaaagaatttttgaaagccaggggaaagcaattcaaggaatctggcagtagttcttccagctccgggggttccagacagagccagagttacactggagtttattgcaagacttgcggaggaagacatgcaaccgagcaatgccagggagtgactggtagttgcaacatttgtaaacagccgggacactttgctaaagtgtgtccacagagaggttcgcaaagaactcagggggccgagtcatcgggatcagcagcacagactgagagacgatcagctgctgttcatacattccagccagTGCCAGCTCAGTTACAGCAGAGGCcaagaggaagccagacagttggtcagactcctagacagcaggccagagtcttcgctttgacagaggagcaggcctaggaagcaccagatgacgttgtggcaggtaactgttctttatgtggttactctgcttatgcactgattgataccggtgcttcacacacatttatttctgaacgattttcCTTAAGTCATCATttcctgtagagtctttagctactgtagtgtctgtctcttcgcctttggggacaggtttgatatctgtaaattcgGTTAatcattgtgtactacagtatgacgggcataagattgaattagattgcatcgtacttgggttgtctgattttgattgtattgtcggtattgatatgttgaccaagtacagagcgactgttgattgtttccacaagacagtgaaattcagaccagatatggctgaagagtggaaattttacggtaagggttctagatcaagaattcctttagtaaccgtactatctatgactggattgttacagaaaggagcagaaggattccttatatattcagtagatttactgaagtcgagtccagcattggcagatttgccagtggtatgtgagtttgctgacgtcttcccagatgagatcccgggattacctccagttagagaggtagacttcagcattgaattgatgccaggtacagtgccgatctctagagctccgtacagaatgacaccagttgaattgaaagaattaaaagatcagctggaagacttactggccaaggggtacatcagaccgagtgtttctccttggggtgctccagtactgtttgtaagaaaaaagacggttcaatgagactctgcatcgactataggcaattgaacaaggcaacgataaagaataaatatcatttgcctcgtattgatgatttattctatcagttgcagggttcttcagtatattccaagatcgatctgagatctggataccatcagctgagagtcagagattctgatatctccaagacagcattccgaaccaggtatggacactatgaatttattgtcatgccttttggtctgacgaatgctccagctgtgtttatgggattgatgaaccgtatcttccagaaatatctcgatgattttgtgattattttcatcgatgatattttgatttattcaaagaatatgagtgagcatgctgagcatctaagaactgtgttgcgaatttaaagggctgagaaattatatgctaaactgtcgaaatgtgagttttggt includes the following:
- the LOC140819198 gene encoding uncharacterized protein, with the translated sequence MPSFLYEKLGLSRIKPTGLSLQMADKSVRTPLGVVEDVELKIDKIRLLADFVVLDSENSQNVHVILGRPLLAAVGVIIDVKRGKMTMEVEGQMVEIKASKISYDPP